One window of Paludibacter propionicigenes WB4 genomic DNA carries:
- a CDS encoding glycoside hydrolase family 3 C-terminal domain-containing protein — MNMTSNFSKTFCRKLLPLLGFILLIQPSAVNAQNAVKYPFQDTSKTIDERVKDLVSRLTLDEKAGQMLHNAPAIKRLGILPYSWWNEALHGVARTGRATVFPENVGLAATFDEDLVYRIGQAISDEAWAKYNIAQRLENYGQYSGITFYAPNVNIFRDPRWGRGQETYGEDPFLTSRMGVAYVKGMQGNDPKYLKTAACAKHYVVHSGPEALRHSYDAEPPMKDFMETYVPAFETLVKEGKVESVMCAYNRTFGKPCCGSSFLLHDLLREKWGFTGYVTTDCWAIQNFYLHHGAAKDSLEACALAIKSGVNLNCGNEFNYLPAAVRKGLVTEKEVDEALSQLLRTRFRLGLFDSPNENPYAKIKEEVIGSQQNIDLAYEAAAKSLVLLQNKNNTLPLKKDMKSLYVVGPYAANQDILLGNYNGVNSRLTTIMQAIVGKVSAGTSVNYRIGVEPSAPNKNSMNYSIGEAADADAVVAVFGISGVFEGEEGESTASTSRGDRLDLNLPQNQLDYLRELKKKCKKPIILVLTGGSPICTPELADMVDAILFVWYPGQEGGHAVADVIFGDVNPSGRLCITFPKSVSQLPAFEDYSMKGRTYRYMTEEPLYPFGFGLSYTNYSYSNIKTDKDKIKKGQSVHVTATVSNTGKTAGEEVAQLYITDVKASAPTPLYALKGTKRVKLAAGESKEVSFEVTPQMMELVTVTGEKVIEPGDFKVYIAGSTPSALSIKLGGAAPVSKTFSVK; from the coding sequence ATGAATATGACATCCAACTTCTCCAAAACTTTCTGCAGAAAATTGCTCCCTCTGCTAGGCTTTATCCTACTCATCCAACCCTCAGCCGTAAACGCTCAAAACGCGGTAAAATATCCTTTTCAGGATACCAGCAAAACGATTGACGAACGGGTAAAAGACCTGGTTTCGCGCCTGACGCTGGACGAAAAAGCGGGACAAATGTTACACAACGCACCCGCCATTAAGCGACTGGGAATACTCCCCTACAGTTGGTGGAATGAAGCGCTTCACGGAGTAGCCCGCACAGGCCGAGCCACCGTATTTCCCGAAAATGTAGGCCTAGCAGCCACATTCGACGAAGACCTGGTGTACAGAATAGGTCAGGCTATTTCGGACGAAGCATGGGCAAAGTATAATATTGCGCAACGATTGGAAAACTACGGACAGTATTCAGGGATTACTTTCTATGCACCCAATGTAAATATATTCAGAGACCCACGCTGGGGACGCGGACAGGAAACCTACGGCGAAGATCCGTTTCTGACATCACGCATGGGAGTTGCTTACGTAAAAGGTATGCAGGGAAACGACCCTAAGTACCTTAAAACTGCCGCCTGTGCCAAGCACTACGTTGTACATTCGGGTCCGGAAGCACTACGCCATTCGTACGATGCCGAACCGCCTATGAAAGACTTTATGGAAACCTACGTGCCTGCATTCGAAACATTGGTGAAAGAAGGAAAAGTAGAAAGCGTGATGTGTGCCTACAACCGCACCTTTGGGAAACCCTGCTGCGGCAGCTCGTTCTTACTGCACGATTTGCTGAGAGAAAAATGGGGATTTACTGGCTATGTAACCACCGATTGCTGGGCTATTCAGAATTTCTACCTGCACCACGGAGCTGCTAAGGACTCGTTGGAAGCCTGCGCACTGGCTATAAAAAGCGGAGTGAATCTGAACTGCGGTAACGAGTTCAACTACCTGCCGGCTGCTGTCAGAAAAGGACTGGTGACCGAAAAAGAAGTAGATGAAGCATTAAGCCAGCTGTTGCGTACCCGTTTCAGACTCGGCTTGTTCGATTCGCCCAATGAAAATCCGTATGCCAAAATCAAAGAAGAAGTGATCGGCAGTCAGCAAAACATAGACCTGGCCTACGAAGCGGCTGCAAAATCGCTGGTACTGCTGCAAAACAAGAACAACACGCTGCCGTTGAAGAAAGATATGAAATCGCTGTACGTGGTAGGACCTTATGCCGCTAATCAGGATATTTTGCTTGGCAACTACAACGGGGTAAACAGTCGCCTCACCACCATTATGCAAGCCATTGTAGGCAAAGTAAGTGCCGGAACGTCGGTAAACTACCGTATAGGGGTTGAACCCAGCGCACCCAATAAAAACAGCATGAACTATTCGATAGGAGAAGCTGCCGATGCTGATGCAGTGGTAGCCGTATTCGGTATTTCTGGCGTATTCGAAGGCGAGGAAGGTGAATCGACTGCTTCTACCAGTCGTGGCGACCGCCTGGATTTGAACCTGCCACAAAATCAGCTCGACTACCTGCGCGAGTTAAAGAAAAAATGCAAGAAACCCATCATTCTGGTACTTACCGGAGGTAGCCCGATATGTACACCCGAGTTGGCAGACATGGTAGATGCCATTTTGTTCGTGTGGTACCCGGGTCAGGAAGGCGGACATGCTGTGGCCGATGTGATTTTTGGCGATGTAAACCCATCAGGACGCTTGTGTATCACTTTCCCTAAATCGGTGAGTCAGCTACCGGCGTTTGAAGACTACAGCATGAAAGGACGCACCTATCGCTACATGACCGAAGAACCGCTTTACCCCTTCGGGTTTGGTCTGAGCTATACAAACTACAGCTACAGCAATATCAAAACCGATAAAGATAAAATCAAAAAGGGCCAGTCGGTACACGTTACCGCTACCGTTAGCAACACCGGAAAAACTGCCGGCGAAGAGGTGGCGCAACTTTATATCACGGACGTAAAGGCCAGTGCTCCTACTCCACTTTATGCACTCAAAGGCACAAAACGCGTAAAACTGGCCGCGGGCGAATCGAAAGAGGTTTCGTTTGAAGTTACTCCGCAAATGATGGAGCTGGTAACCGTAACGGGCGAAAAAGTTATCGAACCCGGCGACTTCAAAGTGTACATTGCCGGAAGCACACCTTCTGCACTCTCCATCAAACTGGGTGGTGCAGCTCCCGTATCGAAGACTTTCAGTGTGAAATAA
- a CDS encoding alpha-L-arabinofuranosidase C-terminal domain-containing protein, with translation MKRPLFFGALLFSALLGTQPTISQTLNMQVDVKKVGSPIQSTMYGIFFEDINYGADGGLYAEMIKNRSFEFPQSLLGWTSFGKVEVRDDKPAFTNNPHFVRLHEAGHSDKQTGLDNEGFFGVAVKQNATYRFSVWARLPEAGAGSIRVELIDGASNVLVKENLTFDSKEWKKYQVILKAPKTEAKARLRIFLTSKAAVDLDHVSLFPVDTWKGRENGLRKDLAQALYDLHPGVFRFPGGCIVEGTDLETRYQWKNTVGQVENRKLNENRWQYTFTHRFFPDYFQTYGMGFFELFQLSEDIGAEPLPVLSCGLACQFQNKDEKAHASVKELDPYIQDALDLIEFANGDVTTKWGKLRADMGHPAPFNLKVMAVGNEQWGTLYPERLEPFIKAIRAKYPTFKIIGSAGPSPDGKDFEFGWKEMKRLKTDLVDEHYYKDPKWFLTNATRYDAYDRKGPKVFAGEYACHVQSVKNNFESALCEAAFMTGFERNADLVQMCTYAPLFAHVDGYQWRPDLIWFDNLRSVRSVNYYVQQLYGMNKGTNVLPLTINNQPVTGKDGLYATAAWDKTAKAYIIKVANTSDKEQSVSITLAGLKKGVAFAKSTCTKLHSPDLDMENTLDNPYAVVPVETPVTLEGNVLNVKLESKTFAVYRLQN, from the coding sequence ATGAAAAGACCATTATTTTTTGGTGCGTTGCTGTTTTCCGCTTTACTGGGAACTCAGCCAACCATTTCTCAAACACTGAACATGCAGGTTGATGTGAAAAAAGTGGGCTCGCCCATTCAGTCAACCATGTATGGTATTTTTTTTGAAGATATTAATTACGGAGCCGATGGCGGATTGTATGCCGAAATGATCAAAAACCGCTCTTTCGAGTTTCCACAAAGCCTGCTTGGATGGACAAGTTTCGGAAAAGTAGAAGTGCGCGACGACAAACCGGCATTTACGAACAACCCGCATTTCGTCCGACTACACGAAGCAGGTCATAGCGATAAGCAAACAGGACTGGACAACGAAGGTTTCTTTGGCGTAGCTGTGAAGCAGAATGCCACTTACCGCTTTTCGGTTTGGGCTCGATTGCCCGAAGCAGGAGCCGGAAGCATCAGGGTGGAACTGATCGATGGTGCAAGCAACGTACTGGTCAAGGAAAATCTGACATTTGACTCCAAGGAATGGAAAAAATATCAGGTGATTTTAAAAGCTCCCAAAACTGAAGCCAAAGCACGTTTGCGCATTTTCCTGACATCCAAAGCTGCGGTTGATTTGGATCATGTGTCGCTTTTCCCTGTCGATACATGGAAAGGACGTGAAAACGGATTACGCAAAGACCTGGCGCAGGCATTGTATGACTTGCACCCCGGTGTGTTTCGCTTTCCCGGCGGATGTATTGTGGAAGGTACCGATTTGGAAACACGCTATCAGTGGAAAAATACCGTTGGTCAGGTTGAAAACCGTAAGCTGAACGAAAACCGCTGGCAGTACACTTTTACGCACCGTTTCTTCCCCGATTATTTTCAAACCTACGGCATGGGCTTTTTTGAATTGTTCCAGTTGTCCGAAGATATTGGAGCCGAACCTCTGCCGGTGTTGAGCTGCGGACTGGCTTGTCAGTTTCAGAACAAAGACGAAAAAGCACACGCTTCTGTCAAAGAACTTGACCCTTATATACAGGATGCACTTGATCTGATAGAATTTGCCAACGGAGATGTTACCACCAAATGGGGCAAACTACGCGCCGATATGGGTCACCCTGCACCGTTTAATCTAAAAGTGATGGCTGTTGGTAATGAGCAGTGGGGTACGCTTTATCCTGAACGACTGGAGCCTTTTATCAAAGCTATTCGTGCAAAATATCCGACTTTCAAAATTATCGGATCGGCTGGACCAAGCCCCGATGGTAAAGATTTTGAGTTTGGTTGGAAAGAAATGAAACGTCTGAAAACCGACTTGGTAGATGAGCATTATTACAAAGATCCGAAATGGTTTTTGACTAACGCTACCCGCTATGATGCTTACGATCGCAAAGGTCCAAAGGTATTTGCCGGCGAGTATGCCTGCCATGTTCAGAGCGTGAAGAATAATTTTGAATCGGCTTTGTGTGAAGCTGCTTTCATGACCGGTTTTGAGCGTAATGCCGATTTAGTTCAGATGTGTACCTATGCTCCGTTGTTTGCTCATGTGGATGGTTACCAGTGGCGTCCGGATCTGATTTGGTTTGATAACCTGCGCAGTGTTCGGTCTGTGAATTATTACGTGCAGCAACTTTATGGAATGAATAAAGGCACAAATGTGTTGCCACTTACAATAAATAATCAACCAGTGACCGGTAAAGACGGACTTTATGCCACTGCGGCATGGGACAAAACGGCGAAGGCGTACATAATCAAAGTAGCCAATACAAGTGACAAAGAGCAATCGGTGAGTATAACGCTAGCGGGTCTAAAAAAAGGCGTTGCTTTTGCCAAAAGCACTTGTACAAAGTTGCATTCTCCCGATTTGGATATGGAAAATACGCTGGACAATCCTTACGCGGTTGTACCGGTAGAAACTCCCGTGACCTTGGAAGGCAATGTGCTTAATGTTAAGCTGGAAAGTAAAACCTTTGCGGTTTACAGGTTGCAGAATTAA
- a CDS encoding C40 family peptidase translates to MKVQIPQANPFRHIFPVFITLLLFGCSSTRHLENKRNKEVYDALGLTKERSDNIALYKEAASWLHTPHVDGGTSRKGTDCSFLVFSIYKTVYNKVLERNSSAMLKKNCEKINRNKIREGDLVFFNTSGKSKSTVNHVGIYLKDNKFIHASTSKGVIVSSLDENYFLRTWVCGGRVR, encoded by the coding sequence ATGAAAGTACAGATACCGCAAGCCAACCCTTTTCGCCACATATTTCCGGTTTTCATCACGCTGTTGCTCTTCGGCTGTAGTTCAACCCGACATCTGGAAAACAAACGCAACAAGGAAGTATATGACGCGTTGGGACTGACTAAAGAGCGGAGCGATAATATTGCGCTTTACAAAGAAGCGGCTTCGTGGTTGCACACCCCTCACGTAGACGGAGGAACATCACGCAAAGGTACAGACTGTTCCTTTTTAGTATTCAGCATTTATAAAACCGTTTATAACAAGGTACTTGAACGAAACTCTTCTGCCATGTTGAAGAAAAACTGCGAAAAAATCAACCGAAACAAAATCAGGGAAGGCGATTTGGTGTTTTTCAATACGAGTGGCAAGAGCAAATCAACCGTTAACCACGTAGGCATTTATTTGAAAGATAATAAGTTTATTCATGCTTCTACTTCCAAAGGTGTTATTGTTAGCAGTTTGGACGAGAACTATTTCCTTAGAACCTGGGTTTGTGGAGGAAGAGTCCGATAA
- a CDS encoding DUF4407 domain-containing protein, with amino-acid sequence MNGWTRFKCFIVGWNPDILKNCSEASYKALKKYASSILILLFIWGATGYTFAQRYLSVHTWWGCALTALIFMIIVIQIERQVILTVGKNKWIVRFRTLLAILMALIGSTILDQIIFKNDVEKVLVDIRADKINEISGKRQKTMQLEINKLNMIIDSLDVINSKLNDEVAKRPTIAVTNVTTEKNPVVNQDGTKTTNTKTIVSTQHVANTRIEQIKSNTATIDKCRSRLDELYNQKINVEVTVRKELEANAGFLEELKAMIVLISSEALAGVFYFLLFTFILALELLVVVSKTKDVTCDYDLVVEHQLNVKRDVMNDLVKKQ; translated from the coding sequence ATGAACGGTTGGACAAGATTTAAATGTTTCATAGTCGGTTGGAATCCCGATATACTAAAAAACTGTAGCGAAGCAAGCTATAAAGCTTTAAAGAAGTATGCTTCCTCCATTCTTATTCTGTTGTTTATTTGGGGTGCTACCGGATACACATTTGCCCAAAGATACCTCTCGGTACATACGTGGTGGGGCTGTGCCCTGACAGCATTGATATTTATGATTATCGTTATCCAGATAGAGCGGCAGGTGATACTGACGGTGGGTAAAAACAAATGGATCGTGCGATTCAGAACACTGCTTGCCATACTGATGGCACTGATAGGCTCTACGATATTGGATCAGATTATTTTCAAAAACGATGTGGAAAAAGTGCTGGTGGACATACGGGCCGATAAGATAAACGAAATTTCGGGCAAACGGCAGAAAACCATGCAACTTGAAATCAATAAATTGAATATGATCATTGATTCGTTGGATGTGATTAATTCCAAGCTCAATGATGAAGTGGCCAAAAGACCAACCATTGCTGTTACAAACGTAACTACCGAGAAAAATCCTGTCGTAAATCAGGATGGCACCAAAACCACCAACACCAAGACCATAGTATCGACGCAGCATGTAGCCAATACGAGAATAGAACAAATAAAATCGAACACCGCTACGATAGATAAATGCAGGAGCAGGCTTGACGAATTATACAACCAGAAAATCAATGTAGAGGTAACAGTCAGAAAAGAGCTGGAAGCAAATGCAGGCTTTTTGGAAGAACTCAAAGCCATGATAGTACTGATTAGTTCAGAAGCGCTGGCCGGAGTTTTTTACTTCCTGTTGTTCACGTTTATTCTGGCGCTTGAATTGCTGGTGGTGGTGAGCAAAACAAAAGACGTAACCTGCGACTACGACCTGGTGGTGGAACATCAGCTTAATGTAAAAAGAGATGTTATGAATGATTTGGTAAAGAAACAGTAA
- a CDS encoding TlpA family protein disulfide reductase, with amino-acid sequence MKRIIISLLSVFLSFSAFAQGGKEFVIKGTLKNVADSTVILLMKEEGAFGLQASSDTVRNGKFMFKWKVENGKEKYSLFRGPNESEFPTMSLDIWVKPGSVIEVTGNNKWIYTWDVKSDIPEQIERSRFIKINKTDWDKYQYVDVEKNTIAKGNLETSRKKALTDSLNKLTKTIINRIVIKEIELLKQKPIKTIAGMEVLNRAVTEMKNKNNKSKLLELKQIYRQLTKQQKESVEGYSIYTLLYPPKTVKAGDMMVDGDLFDLDGNKHNLAEYRGRYILLDFWNSGCGACIMKFPDLAEIYEKQKDKLNIVGINMNTVAAWKIGNQFAKITWTNLNDRKESAGLATKYKLKATPHYVFISPEGKILFTTSYWEELVKNMAEYIKD; translated from the coding sequence ATGAAAAGAATCATAATTTCGTTGTTATCCGTTTTTCTATCTTTCAGCGCTTTTGCTCAAGGGGGAAAAGAGTTTGTAATTAAAGGTACGCTTAAAAATGTAGCAGATAGTACAGTGATTCTTTTAATGAAAGAGGAAGGAGCTTTCGGATTGCAAGCAAGTTCGGATACCGTAAGGAATGGTAAGTTTATGTTTAAATGGAAGGTTGAGAATGGGAAAGAAAAATACTCATTGTTTCGTGGTCCTAATGAAAGTGAATTTCCAACAATGTCATTGGATATTTGGGTAAAACCCGGTTCTGTGATAGAAGTAACCGGAAACAACAAATGGATATATACATGGGATGTAAAAAGTGATATTCCTGAACAGATAGAGCGAAGCAGGTTTATCAAGATAAATAAAACAGATTGGGATAAATATCAATATGTAGATGTCGAAAAAAATACTATAGCTAAGGGAAATCTCGAAACATCGAGAAAAAAAGCTCTTACCGACTCATTAAATAAATTGACCAAAACAATAATCAATAGAATAGTTATAAAGGAAATAGAGCTATTAAAACAAAAACCGATAAAAACCATTGCGGGCATGGAAGTTTTAAATAGAGCTGTTACAGAAATGAAAAATAAAAACAATAAGTCAAAACTGTTAGAGTTGAAGCAAATTTACCGCCAATTGACAAAACAACAAAAAGAAAGTGTTGAAGGATATAGCATCTACACTCTCCTTTATCCTCCTAAAACAGTTAAGGCAGGTGACATGATGGTAGATGGTGATTTATTCGATTTGGATGGCAACAAACATAATCTGGCAGAATATAGAGGGAGGTATATCCTTTTAGACTTTTGGAATTCCGGTTGTGGTGCCTGTATTATGAAATTTCCTGACTTGGCGGAGATTTATGAAAAACAAAAGGATAAACTTAATATCGTTGGTATTAATATGAATACAGTAGCTGCGTGGAAAATAGGAAACCAATTTGCAAAAATAACGTGGACCAATCTAAATGATAGGAAAGAATCTGCAGGTCTCGCTACAAAATACAAATTGAAAGCAACACCACATTATGTATTTATATCTCCCGAAGGAAAAATTCTTTTTACCACCTCATATTGGGAGGAATTGGTGAAAAACATGGCAGAATATATAAAGGATTGA
- a CDS encoding GLPGLI family protein, with the protein MKTKQILLAITTFLLTISISTATAQSSFKTDPQAATSIDKALIECIYSYRLNVPLLESTTNEKELQTYTTILQANSSTSKFWDWNSFKKDSIIYTSTDLPADSLKKLNEKYYSMVKYMFTPVIIKNYPKEKMIVTDDIIPEDYIYAENKVDRKWTLQDSTLKICGYECNKAVAKFGGREWTTWYAPEIAISDGPWKLYGLPGLILKASDATGTHTFEAISIRKSDRPIYLDKNITQLKISRDQFIKNKNKFEEDPMKNIPMAQIKSISVNKNLNVIQINNKRTSARGVNKIKYSPLELE; encoded by the coding sequence ATGAAAACAAAACAAATCCTGTTAGCAATCACAACTTTTCTATTGACTATAAGTATATCTACCGCGACAGCACAATCGTCCTTTAAGACAGATCCTCAGGCTGCTACTTCGATTGATAAAGCATTGATTGAATGTATTTACAGTTACAGGTTGAATGTACCCCTGCTTGAAAGTACGACCAACGAGAAAGAACTTCAGACTTATACTACCATTTTGCAAGCCAACAGCTCTACTTCCAAATTTTGGGATTGGAACTCTTTCAAGAAAGATAGTATCATCTACACTTCGACCGACTTACCGGCAGATAGCTTAAAAAAATTAAATGAAAAGTACTATTCGATGGTAAAATATATGTTCACACCGGTGATTATCAAAAATTATCCCAAGGAAAAAATGATCGTTACCGATGACATAATCCCTGAAGATTATATTTACGCGGAAAATAAAGTTGACCGCAAATGGACATTACAGGATAGTACACTAAAGATTTGCGGATACGAATGCAACAAAGCTGTTGCCAAGTTTGGCGGCAGAGAATGGACGACGTGGTATGCACCCGAAATTGCTATCAGTGACGGTCCGTGGAAACTTTACGGATTACCGGGACTGATACTGAAAGCCAGTGATGCCACAGGAACTCATACCTTCGAGGCCATTTCGATTCGAAAATCGGATCGCCCTATTTACTTGGATAAGAATATTACACAATTAAAAATCAGTCGTGATCAGTTTATCAAAAACAAGAATAAATTCGAAGAAGATCCGATGAAGAATATACCCATGGCGCAGATAAAATCAATTAGTGTTAATAAAAATTTGAATGTGATACAGATCAATAACAAACGAACTTCGGCTCGGGGAGTTAACAAAATTAAGTATTCTCCGCTGGAACTCGAATAG
- a CDS encoding DUF2059 domain-containing protein — protein MKKVTFALFFCFGLLTSAYSQTKQESIRELFQLMRQDSAVLKSFDSLAPMFIHKRNQPMDAEAKAKSQETINMLRQMTKMIIDMVTEDKVKLYDKNYSREEINKLIEFYKSPVGQKYVNTTPGITNEIMTKVLKEYLPELQKKANSNEE, from the coding sequence ATGAAAAAGGTAACATTCGCATTGTTTTTTTGTTTCGGATTGCTTACGAGCGCTTATTCGCAAACAAAACAAGAGTCTATCCGTGAGTTATTCCAACTTATGAGACAAGATTCGGCAGTACTGAAAAGCTTCGATTCATTAGCGCCCATGTTTATTCATAAACGCAATCAGCCGATGGATGCAGAGGCGAAAGCAAAATCGCAGGAAACAATCAATATGCTGAGGCAAATGACCAAGATGATTATTGATATGGTAACTGAAGACAAGGTGAAATTGTACGACAAAAACTACTCACGGGAAGAAATCAATAAACTGATTGAATTTTACAAGTCGCCTGTAGGGCAGAAATATGTAAATACTACCCCGGGAATTACCAACGAAATAATGACAAAGGTGCTAAAAGAATATCTGCCTGAGTTGCAGAAAAAAGCAAATAGCAACGAGGAATAA
- a CDS encoding carboxypeptidase-like regulatory domain-containing protein yields MRNKLSFICFLVLFSHSLFAQKTEISGTVSDSITHSPVEGVVVKALLNQKMIAFSTTNKLGKYNLGFENQSGALTLNFQHISYNSKIKIASNRSQQLNVSLSSKTLMLREVSVAAPAVIHKSDTVSFNVGSFKTAGDRSIEDVIKKMPGINVNSDGKIAYQGKDISKFNIEGLDMLGGKYTLASRNIQAKDVNRVEMIENFQDVKQLQGKEYSDKVALNLKLTKEAKMRLLGTAELGGGFRGDDVLYHGVLTGMTFAKKVQFIGTLKANNYGSSLSNEVIGFYQNDNITNVMNGLMNSDLSSSPPLTANRFQQKNDLMASLNSVIKVNENVIWRINADYTRDQKQFQSETTSNYFVNNSNVEIKETQAPQYLKNSLKATAYLQVNSPKIYLDNAITFLASNVDNRFGVITGGNSIQQNVTNNLTGIQNRFTLIKRTKKKQYNFASQVNYSDMPDNRLSITGVPGVSGEFYQAGKGTTFATTNSTSFGYDLSRVSQLSLALALNADYDRVYTQLQRGDSSIINRNQGLKITTSISPIYRLQSLNQRYGFSIGLPVNFYNLAYLNRLNPNADFYYNMPFFSPKIEGHYIFSAFTKLEFNSGINNSIGDITDFVVNPIQTSYNQQTAKSGILAKSSNFSSRLNFEFKKPVELFFSNYSVSYGAVKRNILSSQTVNTGTTNVGVNTSAVADENTTKNISFLGNASKVFTAIGTTLSLQSTYGISTGFQVRQGIKTDINSTNFSISPDVKTQISKQLEISYSMNYSLSSQQATNFTTTYHQQSHNISMSYSPVDQLIIYGKMDFNRREISKDNYKNIQLFDAGARYKRKKFEAELKLNNLLNTKEYSYTVVNQLDVFSYKYYLNPREILLICKFNL; encoded by the coding sequence ATGCGTAATAAGCTGTCGTTCATTTGTTTTCTGGTTCTTTTCAGTCATTCTCTGTTTGCGCAGAAAACCGAAATTAGCGGAACTGTGAGCGATAGCATTACACATTCGCCGGTAGAAGGGGTGGTGGTAAAAGCATTGTTGAATCAAAAAATGATTGCTTTCTCTACCACAAACAAATTAGGCAAGTACAATCTGGGATTTGAAAATCAATCGGGGGCGTTAACCCTCAATTTTCAGCATATCTCTTACAACAGCAAAATAAAAATTGCGTCAAACCGATCGCAGCAATTAAACGTGTCTTTGAGTTCAAAAACCTTGATGTTGCGCGAAGTCAGTGTTGCTGCCCCCGCGGTAATTCATAAAAGCGATACGGTGTCGTTTAATGTCGGTTCCTTCAAAACTGCGGGTGATCGCTCGATAGAGGATGTTATCAAAAAAATGCCGGGTATAAATGTGAATAGCGATGGAAAAATTGCTTATCAGGGTAAGGACATCAGCAAGTTCAACATCGAAGGACTGGATATGTTGGGAGGGAAATACACCCTTGCTTCGCGTAATATTCAGGCAAAAGATGTAAACCGGGTGGAAATGATTGAAAACTTTCAGGATGTAAAACAACTGCAAGGCAAAGAGTATAGCGATAAAGTAGCCCTGAATCTGAAACTAACCAAGGAAGCCAAAATGCGACTACTTGGAACTGCCGAGCTTGGAGGTGGATTCAGGGGAGATGATGTGCTTTATCACGGTGTACTGACCGGAATGACATTTGCCAAAAAAGTTCAGTTTATTGGTACATTAAAGGCTAATAATTACGGGAGTTCCCTCTCGAACGAGGTTATAGGCTTTTATCAAAACGATAATATTACTAACGTGATGAACGGACTGATGAATTCCGATCTGTCGTCATCACCTCCTTTAACTGCTAACCGATTCCAACAAAAAAACGACTTGATGGCTTCGCTCAATTCGGTGATTAAAGTAAACGAAAATGTTATTTGGAGAATTAATGCAGATTATACACGTGATCAAAAGCAATTTCAGTCAGAAACAACCTCAAATTATTTTGTAAACAATAGCAACGTTGAAATAAAGGAAACACAAGCACCTCAATATTTGAAAAACTCGCTGAAAGCAACCGCATATTTGCAGGTCAACAGTCCGAAAATTTACCTCGACAATGCTATAACCTTTTTGGCAAGCAATGTAGATAATCGTTTCGGTGTGATTACGGGCGGTAATTCCATTCAACAAAATGTTACGAACAATCTGACGGGAATTCAAAATCGTTTTACTTTGATAAAAAGAACCAAGAAAAAGCAGTACAACTTTGCTTCACAGGTTAATTACAGTGACATGCCGGATAATCGGTTATCCATAACAGGCGTGCCGGGTGTTTCGGGCGAATTCTATCAGGCAGGAAAAGGAACTACATTTGCAACTACCAACAGCACTTCTTTTGGCTATGATTTAAGCCGGGTATCACAACTCAGTCTGGCACTTGCATTAAATGCTGACTACGATCGGGTTTATACTCAACTTCAGCGGGGCGATAGCTCCATAATTAATCGGAATCAGGGACTAAAAATTACAACATCCATTTCGCCTATATATCGTTTGCAGTCGCTAAATCAAAGGTATGGATTTAGCATCGGGCTACCGGTGAATTTTTACAATTTAGCCTACCTGAATCGATTAAACCCAAATGCCGATTTTTATTACAATATGCCTTTCTTTAGTCCGAAAATTGAAGGACACTATATCTTCTCAGCATTCACCAAGCTGGAGTTTAACTCCGGAATTAATAACAGCATTGGCGATATAACAGATTTTGTGGTGAATCCCATACAAACGTCTTATAACCAGCAGACCGCCAAATCCGGCATTTTGGCAAAAAGTAGTAACTTTTCTTCCCGATTGAATTTTGAGTTTAAAAAACCTGTGGAGCTGTTTTTCTCCAACTATTCGGTTTCATACGGTGCTGTTAAACGTAATATTCTGAGTAGTCAGACAGTGAACACCGGAACAACCAATGTTGGGGTGAATACATCCGCCGTGGCAGATGAAAATACAACAAAAAACATCTCATTTTTGGGCAATGCCAGCAAAGTATTTACCGCCATCGGAACCACACTTTCTCTACAATCCACCTACGGCATATCAACCGGTTTTCAAGTACGCCAGGGAATCAAAACGGATATCAATTCTACCAATTTCTCAATTTCACCCGATGTAAAGACACAAATTTCCAAACAACTGGAAATAAGTTATTCTATGAATTATAGTCTGTCTTCACAACAAGCAACCAATTTCACTACCACTTATCACCAGCAATCGCATAACATCTCCATGTCATACAGTCCTGTTGATCAGCTGATAATCTATGGAAAAATGGATTTCAACCGTCGTGAAATAAGCAAGGATAATTATAAAAACATACAGCTCTTCGATGCAGGTGCGCGTTACAAACGCAAAAAGTTTGAGGCTGAACTGAAGCTCAACAATTTATTGAATACGAAAGAATACAGCTACACCGTAGTCAACCAATTGGATGTATTTTCGTACAAATATTACCTCAATCCCCGTGAAATTCTCTTGATTTGCAAATTCAATTTGTAG